The Carassius gibelio isolate Cgi1373 ecotype wild population from Czech Republic chromosome B12, carGib1.2-hapl.c, whole genome shotgun sequence genome has a segment encoding these proteins:
- the st6galnac gene encoding alpha-N-acetylgalactosaminide alpha-2,6-sialyltransferase 2 isoform X2, which produces MTGRLPSRLVLWFIGLLGVALLTLFLVCVTMQNQVPWQVMSLQNFRFFSDRNNSISLKNQPSSENELDTQLGQNSLQKSDVQNSLQKSDVQNSLQKSDVQNSLQKPDVMKSLQKSDVQNSLQKSDFQNSLQKSDFQNSLQKSVSGNDAKSDQANSITISLKPVPKPTETDFFGDQYATDDFPSQTNCPNNIRKRVPQTQFAEMFLHNIPVLQWAKHFSPEEYQRLSHFSGAHGWGSVKAEVLNSSLAILNRTANRMMFDDWENRAERSDCIRCAVVGNGGILNGSRKGKEIDDHHYVFRVNGAALKGFEDDVGSRTSFYTFSTNTMRNSINSYAHIGYRGPPISKETRYIFLPDHDRDYILMKAASTHTAIDQGPERSKKPPTYFGEDVTVEKFKIYHPDFIRYLRNRFLHSNLLKTNARGIYRPSTGAVMLLAAIHTCDQVDAYGFMTPDYSMYSDHYYDKQRHEVHFYANHDMRMEMRLWQELHNAGLINLFMRR; this is translated from the exons ATGACAGGCCGGCTGCCCTCGAGGCTTGTGCTGTGGTTCATAGGGTTGTTGGGTGTCGCGTTATTGACATTATTCCTGGTTTGCGTGACTATGCAGAATCAGGTGCCATGGCAAGTGATGAGTCTGCAAAACTTCAG GTTTTTTTCTGACAGGAataacagcatttctttgaaaaatCAACCATCTTCTGAGAATGAACTGGACACTCAACTGGGGCAAAATTCATTGCAGAAATCAGATGTTCAGAATTCATTGCAGAAATCAGATGTTCAGAATTCATTGCAGAAATCAGATGTTCAGAATTCATTG CAGAAACCAGATGTTATGAAATCATTGCAGAAATCAGATGTTCAGAATTCATTGCAGAAATCAGATTTTCAGAATTCATTGCAGAAATCAGATTTTCAGAATTCATTGCAGAAATCAGTGTCAGGAAATGATGCAAAGTCTGATCAAGCAAATTCAATCACAATCTCCTTAAAACCAGTGCCAAAACCCACTGAGACTGACTTTTTTGGTGACCAGTATGCCACAGATGACTTTCCTTCACAAACC aactgTCCCAACAATATTAGAAAGCGTGTGCCTCAGACTCAATTTGCTGAGATGTTTCTGCACAATATTCCAGTGCTCCAATGGGCAAAGCATTTTAGTCCAGAAGAGTACCAGCGGTTGAGTCACTTTAGTGGAGCACACGGCTGGGGAAGTGTCAAAGCTGAAG TTTTGAATAGCTCACTGGCAATTTTAAATAGAACTGCAAATCGGATGATGTTTGATGACTGGGAGAATAGAGCAGAACGATCCGATTGCATTCGCTGCGCTGTGGTGGGAAATGGGGGAATACTGAATGGTTCAAGGAAAGGCAAGGAGATCGATGACCATCACTACGTCTTTAG GGTAAATGGTGCGGCTCTTAAAGGGTTTGAGGATGATGTGGGATCCCGGACTTCCTTCTACACATTCTCAACCAACACCATGCGAAACTCCATAAATAGCTATGCTCACATAGGCTACAGAGGGCCACCTATATCCAAG GAAACCAGGTACATATTCCTGCCAGACCATGACCGAGATTATATTCTTATGAAGGCGGCTTCCACACACACAGCAATTGATCAAGGCCCTGAGCGCAgcaaaaa GCCCCCTACATACTTTGGTGAAGATGTGACTGTTGAAAAATTCAAAATCTACCACCCAGACTTTATCCGCTACCTCCGAAACAG GTTCCTGCATTCAAACCTTCTGAAAACAAACGCGAGAGGAATTTACAGGCCGTCGACAGGAGCAGTGATGCTCCTTGCTGCTATTCATACATGTGACCAG GTTGATGCTTACGGGTTCATGACCCCTGACTACAGTATGTATTCAGACCACTACTACGACAAACAGCGCCATGAAGTGCATTTCTATGCCAATCATGACATGCGAATGGAAATGAGGTTGTGGCAAGAGCTGCATAATGCCGGTCTGATCAATCTCTTCATGCGCCGATAA
- the st6galnac gene encoding alpha-N-acetylgalactosaminide alpha-2,6-sialyltransferase 2 isoform X1 yields MTGRLPSRLVLWFIGLLGVALLTLFLVCVTMQNQVPWQVMSLQNFRFFSDRNNSISLKNQPSSENELDTQLGQNSLQKSDVQNSLQKSDVQNSLQKSDVQNSLQKPDVQNSFQKPDVMKSLQKSDVQNSLQKSDVQNSLQKSDVQNSLQKPDVQNSFQKPDVMKSLQKSDVQNSLQKSDFQNSLQKSDFQNSLQKSVSGNDAKSDQANSITISLKPVPKPTETDFFGDQYATDDFPSQTNCPNNIRKRVPQTQFAEMFLHNIPVLQWAKHFSPEEYQRLSHFSGAHGWGSVKAEVLNSSLAILNRTANRMMFDDWENRAERSDCIRCAVVGNGGILNGSRKGKEIDDHHYVFRVNGAALKGFEDDVGSRTSFYTFSTNTMRNSINSYAHIGYRGPPISKETRYIFLPDHDRDYILMKAASTHTAIDQGPERSKKPPTYFGEDVTVEKFKIYHPDFIRYLRNRFLHSNLLKTNARGIYRPSTGAVMLLAAIHTCDQVDAYGFMTPDYSMYSDHYYDKQRHEVHFYANHDMRMEMRLWQELHNAGLINLFMRR; encoded by the exons ATGACAGGCCGGCTGCCCTCGAGGCTTGTGCTGTGGTTCATAGGGTTGTTGGGTGTCGCGTTATTGACATTATTCCTGGTTTGCGTGACTATGCAGAATCAGGTGCCATGGCAAGTGATGAGTCTGCAAAACTTCAG GTTTTTTTCTGACAGGAataacagcatttctttgaaaaatCAACCATCTTCTGAGAATGAACTGGACACTCAACTGGGGCAAAATTCATTGCAGAAATCAGATGTTCAGAATTCATTGCAGAAATCAGATGTTCAGAATTCATTGCAGAAATCAGATGTTCAGAATTCATTGCAGAAACCAGATGTTCAGAATTCATTTCAGAAACCAGATGTTATGAAATCATTGCAGAAATCAGATGTTCAGAATTCATTGCAGAAATCAGATGTTCAGAATTCATTGCAGAAATCAGATGTTCAGAATTCATTGCAGAAACCAGATGTTCAGAATTCATTTCAGAAACCAGATGTTATGAAATCATTGCAGAAATCAGATGTTCAGAATTCATTGCAGAAATCAGATTTTCAGAATTCATTGCAGAAATCAGATTTTCAGAATTCATTGCAGAAATCAGTGTCAGGAAATGATGCAAAGTCTGATCAAGCAAATTCAATCACAATCTCCTTAAAACCAGTGCCAAAACCCACTGAGACTGACTTTTTTGGTGACCAGTATGCCACAGATGACTTTCCTTCACAAACC aactgTCCCAACAATATTAGAAAGCGTGTGCCTCAGACTCAATTTGCTGAGATGTTTCTGCACAATATTCCAGTGCTCCAATGGGCAAAGCATTTTAGTCCAGAAGAGTACCAGCGGTTGAGTCACTTTAGTGGAGCACACGGCTGGGGAAGTGTCAAAGCTGAAG TTTTGAATAGCTCACTGGCAATTTTAAATAGAACTGCAAATCGGATGATGTTTGATGACTGGGAGAATAGAGCAGAACGATCCGATTGCATTCGCTGCGCTGTGGTGGGAAATGGGGGAATACTGAATGGTTCAAGGAAAGGCAAGGAGATCGATGACCATCACTACGTCTTTAG GGTAAATGGTGCGGCTCTTAAAGGGTTTGAGGATGATGTGGGATCCCGGACTTCCTTCTACACATTCTCAACCAACACCATGCGAAACTCCATAAATAGCTATGCTCACATAGGCTACAGAGGGCCACCTATATCCAAG GAAACCAGGTACATATTCCTGCCAGACCATGACCGAGATTATATTCTTATGAAGGCGGCTTCCACACACACAGCAATTGATCAAGGCCCTGAGCGCAgcaaaaa GCCCCCTACATACTTTGGTGAAGATGTGACTGTTGAAAAATTCAAAATCTACCACCCAGACTTTATCCGCTACCTCCGAAACAG GTTCCTGCATTCAAACCTTCTGAAAACAAACGCGAGAGGAATTTACAGGCCGTCGACAGGAGCAGTGATGCTCCTTGCTGCTATTCATACATGTGACCAG GTTGATGCTTACGGGTTCATGACCCCTGACTACAGTATGTATTCAGACCACTACTACGACAAACAGCGCCATGAAGTGCATTTCTATGCCAATCATGACATGCGAATGGAAATGAGGTTGTGGCAAGAGCTGCATAATGCCGGTCTGATCAATCTCTTCATGCGCCGATAA
- the cep131 gene encoding centrosomal protein of 131 kDa isoform X1 produces MHTTRSPSASVQTGAAGDALDLSLTGSQLTMGRRPSSASPGKHFSRSISVSVASDGRGKRNTLADAGLGSSRAIKNLRRSNSTTQVNQQANTSLSEGHTEDFLALFNSSSDGRRKLASLSKTSKDHTTWNILDDQPRAFPVPSSSHSTCSMDSPTGMKKREAGVSLAANFTANNRSNKAAVGNSVTTILHNNHSEKPLTPKSSNQKPSFNNIIKATVNDDVALDVSCSLTKSQKNFSSASSSSNNNAPRSPRSPGQPRRREVTEEEAERYIQQVNHAAITIQRWYRRRANENTIKHLLASKKKEREQRAEEEKTTEAMKKKEDDRKRIREEKARLARLSAIQELQQKRAQRAAEVQQIAEEEVEALKHAGKVGRKKLTKSSPTSPTDVKAKNTDSNMNVVPDPDDTTNLRAASPAGSICRGSQCSQEILQRSVSMEDQRQGASSSRAQSKTTLNDLLDTLKLLEEEPERLSEPKSYRKDKYSWIDEDGDSNSLTTDNVERHRQLSQTPALPDGGALLSEAKLQSIMSFLDEMEKSEQERPRSVTSGSHREVVLSEEDLAVVEQASATAAEVTGSMMRLKLELDEKKRTVNMLQTALTQQRELTIRHVKETEKELNHTFQLQKQQYEATIQRHLTFIDQLIDDKKALSERCEEVVGELKQVDQKYTKKIAQMQEQHEMVWQILGPMCEEIKKLKELMSATEKIRREKWIDEKTKKIKEITVKGLEPEIQKLITKHKQELKKLRVLHEAELLQADERAAQRYVRQTEELRQQLERERDEQCQRERELAKQRFEKQLQEEENALQQQRRRLYKEVSEEKERITQLAARQHSELEDLRKQLEENSSLAARALREELEKSREEQERRHQVEIKALKERLEIEKQTWEENYMKKEEAWLLSRERELKEEVRRGRDKEIELAIQRLEEETRGAREECERASDNRIKRLREKYEAELRDLERSERAALQKQQEIREKHSEMETELLRLQSLLRQREQEISDITQARDKLSDERRSLAEVIRQEFAERLVETEEENRRMKKEVSEAKARLRLEVERVTREKEEELAEVHQRVKSAILKKEETVNNLRKQHEAAVKRADHLESLLEQQRKQLLGK; encoded by the exons ATGCATACGACTCGCAGTCCATCCGCATCCGTCCAGACAGGGGCAGCTGGAGACGCTCTGGACCTCAGCCTGACCGGCTCTCAGCTCACAATGGGCCGCAGACCCAGCAGCGCTTCACCTGGAAAACACTTCTCTCGATCCATCTCTGTGTCTGTGGCCAGTGATGGCCGGGGGAAGCGAAACACACTG GCTGATGCTGGATTGGGAAGCTCACGAGCAATTAAGAACCTGCGTCGGTCAAACAGCACCACGCAGGTGAACCAGCAGGCCAACACAAGCCTCAG TGAAGGCCACACAGAAGACTTCCTGGCTCTGTTCAACAGCAGCTCTGATGGACGTAGAAAACTGGCCAGCCTCTCCAAGACGTCCAAAGACCATACTACTTGGAACATCCTG GATGACCAGCCGAGAGCATTTCCTGTGCCCAGCAGCTCTCACAGTACCTGCAGTATGGATTCTCCTACAGGCATGAAGAAGAGGGAAGCCGGCGTCTCTCTGGCTGCCAACTTCACTGCCAACAACAG GAGCAATAAAGCAGCTGTGGGTAACTCTGTGACCACCATCCTCCATAATAACCACTCAGAGAAGCCCCTCACTCCAAAGAGCTCCAATCAGAAACCCTCCTTCAA TAACATAATCAAAGCCACCGTAAATGATGACGTGGCTCTGGATGTAAGCTGTTCTCTTACTAAGTCTCAGAAGAACTTCTCCTCTGCGTCATCAAGCTCCAACAACAACGCCCCCCGAAGCCCCCGAAGCCCAGGTCAGCCACGCAGACGAGAGGTGACCGAAGAGGAGGCCGAAAG atatattCAGCAGGTGAACCATGCTGCTATTACCATCCAGCGATGGTATCGTCGCCGAGCCAATGAGAATACAATCAAACACCTCCTTGCATCCAAAAAGAAG GAGAGGGAGCAGAGAGCAGAGGAGGAGAAAACCACTGAAGCAATGAAGAAGAAAGAAGATGATCGAAAGCGCATCAGGGAAGAGAAGGCTCGTCTGGCTCGACTTAGCGCCATTCAG GAGCTTCAGCAGAAAAGAGCCCAGCGTGCTGCAGAGGTACAGCAGATCGCAGAGGAGGAGGTAGAGGCACTAAAACACGCTGGGAAAGTGGGGCGTAAAAAGCTCACCAAGAGTTCTCCCACTTCTCCCACTGACGTCAAGGCTAAGAACACAG ATTCTAATATGAACGTGGTGCCTGATCCGGATGATACGACGAATCTAAGGGCTGCGTCACCCGCAGGCTCTATATGCAGAGGATCTCAATGTTCTCAG GAGATCCTCCAGAGGTCTGTGAGCATGGAGGATCAGCGGCAGGGGGCGTCATCGAGTAGAGCACAGTCAAAAACCACTCTGAATGACTTGCTGGACACACTAAAGCTCTTAGAAGAGGAACCAGAGAGACTGTCAGAGCCCAAGAGCTACAGGAAGGACAAGTATTCGTGGATTGATGAG gatggAGATTCTAACTCCCTGACAACAGATAATGTGGAACGGCACAGGCAGCTGAGTCAGACTCCAGCTCTACCAGACGGGGGCGCTCTGCTTTCAGAAGCCAAACTGCAGAGCATTATGAGCTTCCTGGATGAGATGGAGAAGTCCGAGCAGGAGAGACCACGCTCCGTCACCTCTGGATCACACAGAGAG GTGGTGTTGTCAGAGGAAGATCTAGCAGTTGTGGAACAAGCCTCAGCCACAGCTGCTGAGGTCACCGGCTCTATGATGAGACTGAAACTGGAGTTGGATGAGAAAAAACGCACAGTCAATATGCTACAGACAGCActg aCCCAGCAGAGGGAGCTGACAATCCGGCATGTGAAGGAGACTGAGAAAGAGCTTAATCATACCTTTCAGTTACAGAAGCAGCAGTATGAAGCTACGATACAGAGACACTTGACGTTTATAGACCAG cTGATTGATGACAAAAAGGCCCTGAGCGAACGTTGTGAGGAAGTAGTGGGAGAACTCAAGCAGGTGGATCAGAAATACACCAAGAAGATTGCTCAGATGCAGGAGCAACATGAGATG GTGTGGCAAATTCTGGGTCCCATGTGTGAG GAGATTAAGAAGCTGAAAGAGTTAATGAGTGCCACAGAAAAGATCCGCCGGGAGAAATGGATTGATGAGAAGACCAAAAAGATCAAGGAGATCACTGTAAAAG GTCTGGAGCCAGAGATTCAGAAGCTCATCACCAAACACAAGCAGGAGCTGAAGAAACTCCGAGTTCTTCATGAGGCAGAGCTGCTTCAGGCAGACGAGAGGGCCGCCCAACGTTACGTCAGACAGACCGAGGAATTACGACAGCagttggagagagaaagagatgaacagtgccagagagagagagaactagcCAAGCAGAG GTTTGAGAAACAGCTGCAGGAAGAGGAGAACGCACTGCAGCAGCAGAGGAGACGTCTGTATAAAGAAGTGTCAGAGGAGAAAGAGCGAATCACACAGCTGGCAGCCAG gCAGCATTCTGAGCTTGAGGACTTAAGGAAGCAGTTGGAAGAGAACAGCTCTTTGGCAGCAAGAGCACTGAGAGAAGAGCTGGAGAAGAGCAGAGAAGAGCAGGAGAGACGACATCAG GTTGAAATAAAGGCCCTGAAGGAAAGACTTGAGATTGAGAAACAGACATGGGAAgaaaattatatgaaaaaagaG GAAGCATGGCTGCTGAGCAGAGAAAGGGAACTGAAGGAGGAAGTGCGTCGAGGGAGAGACAAAGAGATCGAGCTGGCCATTCAGAGACTAGAGGAGGAGACTAGAGGGGCAAGAGAGGAGTGTGAGAGAGCATCTGACAACCG GATAAAGCGTTTGAGGGAGAAATACGAGGCTGAGCTCCGAGATCTGGAGCGTTCGGAGCGGGCAGCATTGCAGAAACAGCAGGAGATAAGAGAGAAACACAGTGAGATGGAGACAGAGCTCCTCCGGCTGCAGTCGCTCTTACGACAACGAGAGCAGGAGATTAGCGACATTACCCAG GCCCGTGATAAGTTATCAGATGAGCGCCGCAGTCTAGCAGAAGTGATCAGACAAGAGTTTGCAGAACGGCTTGTAGAGACGGAGGAAGAGAACAGGAGAATGAAGAAGGAGGTGTCAGAGGCCAAGGCACGACTCCGTTTAGAGGTGGAGCGAGTGAcaagagagaaagaagaagagCTTGCAGAGGTGCATCAAAG AGTGAAGTCCGCTATTTTGAAGAAGGAAGAGACTGTTAATAACCTGCGCAAGCAGCATGAG GCTGCTGTCAAGAGAGCAGATCATCTCGAgtctttgttggaacagcagagaAAACAGCTGTTAGGGAAATGA
- the cep131 gene encoding centrosomal protein of 131 kDa isoform X2 — MHTTRSPSASVQTGAAGDALDLSLTGSQLTMGRRPSSASPGKHFSRSISVSVASDGRGKRNTLADAGLGSSRAIKNLRRSNSTTQVNQQANTSLSEGHTEDFLALFNSSSDGRRKLASLSKTSKDHTTWNILDDQPRAFPVPSSSHSTCSMDSPTGMKKREAGVSLAANFTANNRSNKAAVGNSVTTILHNNHSEKPLTPKSSNQKPSFNNIIKATVNDDVALDVSCSLTKSQKNFSSASSSSNNNAPRSPRSPGQPRRREVTEEEAERYIQQVNHAAITIQRWYRRRANENTIKHLLASKKKEREQRAEEEKTTEAMKKKEDDRKRIREEKARLARLSAIQELQQKRAQRAAEVQQIAEEEVEALKHAGKVGRKKLTKSSPTSPTDVKAKNTDSNMNVVPDPDDTTNLRAASPAGSICRGSQCSQEILQRSVSMEDQRQGASSSRAQSKTTLNDLLDTLKLLEEEPERLSEPKSYRKDKYSWIDEDGDSNSLTTDNVERHRQLSQTPALPDGGALLSEAKLQSIMSFLDEMEKSEQERPRSVTSGSHREVVLSEEDLAVVEQASATAAEVTGSMMRLKLELDEKKRTVNMLQTALTQQRELTIRHVKETEKELNHTFQLQKQQYEATIQRHLTFIDQLIDDKKALSERCEEVVGELKQVDQKYTKKIAQMQEQHEMEIKKLKELMSATEKIRREKWIDEKTKKIKEITVKGLEPEIQKLITKHKQELKKLRVLHEAELLQADERAAQRYVRQTEELRQQLERERDEQCQRERELAKQRFEKQLQEEENALQQQRRRLYKEVSEEKERITQLAARQHSELEDLRKQLEENSSLAARALREELEKSREEQERRHQVEIKALKERLEIEKQTWEENYMKKEEAWLLSRERELKEEVRRGRDKEIELAIQRLEEETRGAREECERASDNRIKRLREKYEAELRDLERSERAALQKQQEIREKHSEMETELLRLQSLLRQREQEISDITQARDKLSDERRSLAEVIRQEFAERLVETEEENRRMKKEVSEAKARLRLEVERVTREKEEELAEVHQRVKSAILKKEETVNNLRKQHEAAVKRADHLESLLEQQRKQLLGK; from the exons ATGCATACGACTCGCAGTCCATCCGCATCCGTCCAGACAGGGGCAGCTGGAGACGCTCTGGACCTCAGCCTGACCGGCTCTCAGCTCACAATGGGCCGCAGACCCAGCAGCGCTTCACCTGGAAAACACTTCTCTCGATCCATCTCTGTGTCTGTGGCCAGTGATGGCCGGGGGAAGCGAAACACACTG GCTGATGCTGGATTGGGAAGCTCACGAGCAATTAAGAACCTGCGTCGGTCAAACAGCACCACGCAGGTGAACCAGCAGGCCAACACAAGCCTCAG TGAAGGCCACACAGAAGACTTCCTGGCTCTGTTCAACAGCAGCTCTGATGGACGTAGAAAACTGGCCAGCCTCTCCAAGACGTCCAAAGACCATACTACTTGGAACATCCTG GATGACCAGCCGAGAGCATTTCCTGTGCCCAGCAGCTCTCACAGTACCTGCAGTATGGATTCTCCTACAGGCATGAAGAAGAGGGAAGCCGGCGTCTCTCTGGCTGCCAACTTCACTGCCAACAACAG GAGCAATAAAGCAGCTGTGGGTAACTCTGTGACCACCATCCTCCATAATAACCACTCAGAGAAGCCCCTCACTCCAAAGAGCTCCAATCAGAAACCCTCCTTCAA TAACATAATCAAAGCCACCGTAAATGATGACGTGGCTCTGGATGTAAGCTGTTCTCTTACTAAGTCTCAGAAGAACTTCTCCTCTGCGTCATCAAGCTCCAACAACAACGCCCCCCGAAGCCCCCGAAGCCCAGGTCAGCCACGCAGACGAGAGGTGACCGAAGAGGAGGCCGAAAG atatattCAGCAGGTGAACCATGCTGCTATTACCATCCAGCGATGGTATCGTCGCCGAGCCAATGAGAATACAATCAAACACCTCCTTGCATCCAAAAAGAAG GAGAGGGAGCAGAGAGCAGAGGAGGAGAAAACCACTGAAGCAATGAAGAAGAAAGAAGATGATCGAAAGCGCATCAGGGAAGAGAAGGCTCGTCTGGCTCGACTTAGCGCCATTCAG GAGCTTCAGCAGAAAAGAGCCCAGCGTGCTGCAGAGGTACAGCAGATCGCAGAGGAGGAGGTAGAGGCACTAAAACACGCTGGGAAAGTGGGGCGTAAAAAGCTCACCAAGAGTTCTCCCACTTCTCCCACTGACGTCAAGGCTAAGAACACAG ATTCTAATATGAACGTGGTGCCTGATCCGGATGATACGACGAATCTAAGGGCTGCGTCACCCGCAGGCTCTATATGCAGAGGATCTCAATGTTCTCAG GAGATCCTCCAGAGGTCTGTGAGCATGGAGGATCAGCGGCAGGGGGCGTCATCGAGTAGAGCACAGTCAAAAACCACTCTGAATGACTTGCTGGACACACTAAAGCTCTTAGAAGAGGAACCAGAGAGACTGTCAGAGCCCAAGAGCTACAGGAAGGACAAGTATTCGTGGATTGATGAG gatggAGATTCTAACTCCCTGACAACAGATAATGTGGAACGGCACAGGCAGCTGAGTCAGACTCCAGCTCTACCAGACGGGGGCGCTCTGCTTTCAGAAGCCAAACTGCAGAGCATTATGAGCTTCCTGGATGAGATGGAGAAGTCCGAGCAGGAGAGACCACGCTCCGTCACCTCTGGATCACACAGAGAG GTGGTGTTGTCAGAGGAAGATCTAGCAGTTGTGGAACAAGCCTCAGCCACAGCTGCTGAGGTCACCGGCTCTATGATGAGACTGAAACTGGAGTTGGATGAGAAAAAACGCACAGTCAATATGCTACAGACAGCActg aCCCAGCAGAGGGAGCTGACAATCCGGCATGTGAAGGAGACTGAGAAAGAGCTTAATCATACCTTTCAGTTACAGAAGCAGCAGTATGAAGCTACGATACAGAGACACTTGACGTTTATAGACCAG cTGATTGATGACAAAAAGGCCCTGAGCGAACGTTGTGAGGAAGTAGTGGGAGAACTCAAGCAGGTGGATCAGAAATACACCAAGAAGATTGCTCAGATGCAGGAGCAACATGAGATG GAGATTAAGAAGCTGAAAGAGTTAATGAGTGCCACAGAAAAGATCCGCCGGGAGAAATGGATTGATGAGAAGACCAAAAAGATCAAGGAGATCACTGTAAAAG GTCTGGAGCCAGAGATTCAGAAGCTCATCACCAAACACAAGCAGGAGCTGAAGAAACTCCGAGTTCTTCATGAGGCAGAGCTGCTTCAGGCAGACGAGAGGGCCGCCCAACGTTACGTCAGACAGACCGAGGAATTACGACAGCagttggagagagaaagagatgaacagtgccagagagagagagaactagcCAAGCAGAG GTTTGAGAAACAGCTGCAGGAAGAGGAGAACGCACTGCAGCAGCAGAGGAGACGTCTGTATAAAGAAGTGTCAGAGGAGAAAGAGCGAATCACACAGCTGGCAGCCAG gCAGCATTCTGAGCTTGAGGACTTAAGGAAGCAGTTGGAAGAGAACAGCTCTTTGGCAGCAAGAGCACTGAGAGAAGAGCTGGAGAAGAGCAGAGAAGAGCAGGAGAGACGACATCAG GTTGAAATAAAGGCCCTGAAGGAAAGACTTGAGATTGAGAAACAGACATGGGAAgaaaattatatgaaaaaagaG GAAGCATGGCTGCTGAGCAGAGAAAGGGAACTGAAGGAGGAAGTGCGTCGAGGGAGAGACAAAGAGATCGAGCTGGCCATTCAGAGACTAGAGGAGGAGACTAGAGGGGCAAGAGAGGAGTGTGAGAGAGCATCTGACAACCG GATAAAGCGTTTGAGGGAGAAATACGAGGCTGAGCTCCGAGATCTGGAGCGTTCGGAGCGGGCAGCATTGCAGAAACAGCAGGAGATAAGAGAGAAACACAGTGAGATGGAGACAGAGCTCCTCCGGCTGCAGTCGCTCTTACGACAACGAGAGCAGGAGATTAGCGACATTACCCAG GCCCGTGATAAGTTATCAGATGAGCGCCGCAGTCTAGCAGAAGTGATCAGACAAGAGTTTGCAGAACGGCTTGTAGAGACGGAGGAAGAGAACAGGAGAATGAAGAAGGAGGTGTCAGAGGCCAAGGCACGACTCCGTTTAGAGGTGGAGCGAGTGAcaagagagaaagaagaagagCTTGCAGAGGTGCATCAAAG AGTGAAGTCCGCTATTTTGAAGAAGGAAGAGACTGTTAATAACCTGCGCAAGCAGCATGAG GCTGCTGTCAAGAGAGCAGATCATCTCGAgtctttgttggaacagcagagaAAACAGCTGTTAGGGAAATGA